In Bacteroidota bacterium, the genomic window AAGGTGTTGGTGATAAAAACAAATCACAATTTTGCTGAACGATTTCTTAATAAATGATCTACAATTACTAAGGCAGCCATTGCTTCAACTACAGCAACAGCTCTTGGAACGATACAGCTGTCATGTCTTCCTTCAAAATTAGCCACTTTAATTTCTTTCCCTTTTATATCAACTAATTTCATGTTTTTACTAATTGTAGGAGTGGGTTTAAATGCTATATTCATATTAATTGTATGCCCTGTTGATATTCCACCTAAAATACCCCCTGCATTATTAATTGTTGTTTTTCCTTTTGACTTTTCTAATAAAAAGTCATCATTATGGTCAGAGCCATTCATAGTTGCAGAATTAAATCCACTTCCTATTTCAAAAGCTTTAGATGCGTTTATGCTCATCATAGCTTTTGCCAAATCGGCTTCAAGCTTGTCAAATACTGGTTCTCCTAATCCTGATGGACAATTATTAATAACACAACTTACAATTCCACCTATGCTATCTCCTTTGCTTTTCACCTCTTTTATTAATGAAAGCATTTTTATAGCAGTTGTTTTATCAGGACATTTTACTTCATTTAAGTATGTTTTTGAAAAATCTAATTCTTCAATATTTTTTTTAATTTCAACATTTCCAATTTTACTAACAAAAGCATTTATTGAAATATTATTTTCTTTTAAAATTAGTTTGGCAATTGCACCCGCTGCGACCCTAACTACTGTTTCTCGTGCAGAAGCTCTTCCTCCACCTCTGTAATCTCTAAAACCGTATTTTTTGTCATAAGTAAAATCAGCATGAGAAAATCTGTATTTATCTTTCAAATATTCATAATCCTCTGAGCGT contains:
- the aroC gene encoding chorismate synthase codes for the protein MAGNSFGTIFKITTFGESHGPSIGVVIDGCPAGLNFDKDFINNELEKRRPGQSEISTSRKEEDKVEVLSGVFENKTTGTPIALLIKNKDQRSEDYEYLKDKYRFSHADFTYDKKYGFRDYRGGGRASARETVVRVAAGAIAKLILKENNISINAFVSKIGNVEIKKNIEELDFSKTYLNEVKCPDKTTAIKMLSLIKEVKSKGDSIGGIVSCVINNCPSGLGEPVFDKLEADLAKAMMSINASKAFEIGSGFNSATMNGSDHNDDFLLEKSKGKTTINNAGGILGGISTGHTINMNIAFKPTPTISKNMKLVDIKGKEIKVANFEGRHDSCIVPRAVAVVEAMAALVIVDHLLRNRSAKL